In Bradyrhizobium sp. G127, one genomic interval encodes:
- a CDS encoding acyltransferase family protein, which translates to MSNNSTTAVYLPPASERIDWVDYAKGICIVMVVMMHSTLGVELAAGQQGFMHLFVEFAKPFRMPDFFLISGLFLARVIDRDWRTYLDRKVVHFAYFYVLWVTIQFGFKAPAFAAEQGWAHVGVMYLQSFIEPFGTLWFIYLLPIFFVVTKAARRVPAPVIWIAAAALEMAHVSTGWTVIDEFAARFVYFYSGYLFANYIFVLAERARAHPGGALIGLAAWAVANGVLVFAGFAERPGLSLALGFAGACAIIITGTLLARMNWLGFLRTCGEHSIVIYLAFFLPMVITRVVLLKTGIVPDIGLVALIVTTAGVLGALAIWWGAKRVGLNFLFERPAMFWIAPKRPRSALQAAE; encoded by the coding sequence ATGAGCAATAACAGCACAACTGCCGTGTATCTGCCGCCCGCGTCCGAGCGGATCGACTGGGTCGACTATGCCAAGGGCATCTGCATTGTCATGGTGGTGATGATGCATTCGACGCTGGGCGTCGAACTGGCCGCCGGCCAGCAGGGCTTCATGCACCTGTTCGTCGAGTTCGCAAAGCCGTTCCGGATGCCGGATTTCTTCCTGATCTCGGGCCTGTTCCTGGCACGCGTCATTGACCGCGACTGGCGCACCTACCTGGACCGCAAGGTGGTCCATTTCGCTTACTTTTATGTCCTGTGGGTCACCATCCAGTTCGGCTTCAAGGCACCCGCCTTCGCCGCCGAGCAGGGCTGGGCGCATGTCGGCGTCATGTATCTGCAATCTTTCATCGAGCCGTTCGGCACGCTGTGGTTCATCTACCTGCTGCCGATCTTCTTCGTGGTGACGAAGGCGGCGCGGCGGGTGCCGGCGCCCGTGATCTGGATCGCGGCCGCAGCGCTTGAAATGGCGCATGTCTCCACCGGCTGGACCGTGATCGACGAATTCGCCGCGCGCTTCGTCTACTTCTATTCCGGCTACCTGTTTGCGAATTACATTTTTGTGCTGGCCGAACGCGCCCGCGCCCATCCGGGCGGCGCCCTGATCGGTCTGGCGGCATGGGCCGTGGCCAACGGCGTGCTGGTGTTCGCGGGCTTTGCCGAGCGGCCGGGCCTTTCGCTGGCGCTGGGATTCGCCGGAGCTTGCGCCATCATCATTACGGGCACGTTGCTGGCCCGCATGAACTGGCTCGGCTTCCTGCGCACCTGCGGCGAGCACTCCATCGTGATCTATCTCGCCTTCTTCCTGCCAATGGTGATCACGCGCGTGGTCCTGCTCAAGACCGGCATCGTTCCCGACATCGGGCTTGTCGCATTGATCGTCACCACGGCGGGCGTGCTCGGCGCGCTGGCGATCTGGTGGGGGGCCAAACGGGTCGGACTGAACTTCCTGTTCGAGCGGCCCGCGATGTTCTGGATCGCGCCGAAGCGGCCGCGCTCGGCGTTGCAGGCGGCGGAGTAA
- the polA gene encoding DNA polymerase I has protein sequence MPKKPASPAKSSAAQADKPAAKPAAKPVAAKVPASGDHIFLVDGSGYIFRAYHALPPLNRKSDGLQVNAVLGFCNMLWKLMRDMPPENRPTHLAIIFDKSEKTFRNEFYAEYKAHRPPAPDDLIPQFALIREAVRAFDLPCLEQIGYEADDLIATYVREACERGATATIVSSDKDLMQLVTDCVSMYDTMKDKRIGIPEVIEKFGVPPEKVVEVQALAGDSVDNVPGVPGIGIKTAAQLIAEYGDLETLLTRAGEIKQPKRRESLIEHAEKARISKRLVQLDANVPLDVPLDELAVHEPDARKLISFLKAMEFSTLTRRVAEYSQIDPSDVEADVGIKSAFAPPAVAADSPETPPLGGEPDAHAKGTLSAPDMFAADAKERKPAAATLTTQALAASRIETARATKIDRSTYETVRTLDQLNAWIARAQDIGYLAIDTETTSLDPMQAEMCGFSLALPPDRACYVPLIHKQGGDGSGLFAGGAAPDQLDARKALAALKPLLEDASVLKIGQNLKFDALLFAQHGIEMRCIDDTMLISYVLDAGRGSHGMDSLSEKWLGHKPISYSEVAGTGKNQVCFDQVSIEKATEYAAEDADVTLRLWSALKPRLVSERMNTVYETLERPMVGVLARMERRGIMIDRQVLSRLSGEFAQTAARVEAEIREMAGEPVNPGSPKQLGDIMFGKMGLPGGSKTKTGAWSTSASILEDLAEEGHAFPRKILDWRQVSKLKSTYTDALPTYIHPQTGRVHTTYALASTTTGRLSSNEPNLQNIPVRNEEGRKIRKAFIAKPGHKLVSADYSQIELRLLAEIADIPSLKQAFKDGLDIHAMTASEMFGVPIKDMPGEVRRRAKAINFGIIYGISAFGLANQLGIPREEAGAYIKKYFERFPGIRAYMDSTRDFCREYGYVETLFGRKCHYPDIKASNPSIRAFNERAAINARLQGTAADIIRRAMIRMEDELAVKKLSAQMLLQVHDELIFEVPDDEVEKTLPVVQKVMQDAPFPAVDMTVPLHVDARAANNWDEAH, from the coding sequence ATGCCGAAAAAGCCCGCATCCCCCGCGAAATCATCCGCCGCCCAAGCTGACAAGCCTGCCGCGAAACCCGCCGCCAAACCGGTTGCCGCGAAAGTCCCCGCCTCGGGCGATCACATCTTTCTGGTGGACGGTTCCGGCTACATCTTCCGCGCCTATCACGCGCTGCCGCCGCTGAACCGCAAGTCCGACGGCCTGCAGGTCAATGCCGTGCTCGGCTTCTGCAACATGCTGTGGAAACTGATGCGCGACATGCCGCCCGAGAACAGGCCGACGCATCTCGCCATCATCTTCGACAAGTCCGAAAAGACCTTCCGCAACGAGTTCTACGCCGAATACAAAGCGCACCGCCCGCCCGCGCCGGACGACCTCATTCCGCAATTCGCGCTGATCCGCGAGGCGGTGCGCGCGTTCGACCTGCCGTGCCTCGAACAAATCGGCTACGAGGCCGATGACCTGATCGCCACGTATGTGCGCGAAGCCTGCGAGCGCGGCGCGACGGCGACTATCGTGTCCTCCGACAAAGACCTGATGCAGCTCGTGACCGACTGCGTGTCGATGTACGACACCATGAAGGACAAGCGCATCGGCATTCCCGAGGTGATCGAGAAATTCGGCGTGCCGCCGGAGAAGGTTGTCGAGGTTCAGGCGCTGGCGGGCGACTCGGTCGACAACGTCCCCGGCGTGCCCGGCATCGGCATCAAGACCGCAGCGCAACTGATTGCCGAATACGGCGACCTCGAAACGCTGCTCACGCGCGCGGGCGAAATCAAGCAGCCGAAGCGGCGCGAATCGCTGATCGAGCACGCCGAGAAGGCGCGCATTTCGAAGCGTCTGGTGCAGCTCGACGCCAATGTGCCGCTCGACGTGCCGCTCGATGAGCTGGCCGTGCACGAACCCGACGCCCGCAAGCTGATCTCGTTCCTGAAGGCGATGGAGTTCTCCACGCTGACGCGGCGCGTGGCGGAGTATTCGCAGATCGATCCATCGGATGTCGAAGCCGACGTTGGTATAAAGAGCGCGTTCGCGCCGCCCGCTGTGGCCGCGGATTCGCCCGAGACCCCGCCGCTCGGCGGCGAACCGGATGCCCATGCCAAGGGAACGCTGTCTGCGCCTGATATGTTTGCGGCTGACGCAAAAGAAAGGAAGCCCGCGGCTGCCACTCTCACAACTCAGGCCCTCGCCGCCTCGCGCATCGAAACTGCGCGCGCCACGAAAATCGACCGCAGTACATACGAAACCGTCCGCACGCTGGATCAGCTCAACGCATGGATCGCGCGCGCGCAGGACATCGGCTATCTCGCCATCGACACCGAGACCACCAGCCTCGATCCGATGCAGGCGGAGATGTGCGGCTTCTCGCTGGCGCTGCCGCCGGATCGGGCCTGCTACGTGCCGCTGATCCACAAGCAGGGTGGCGACGGCTCGGGCCTGTTCGCGGGCGGCGCGGCCCCGGATCAGCTCGATGCACGGAAAGCGCTCGCCGCGCTCAAGCCTCTGCTTGAAGATGCCAGCGTGCTCAAGATCGGCCAGAACCTGAAATTCGACGCGCTGCTGTTCGCGCAGCACGGCATCGAGATGCGCTGCATCGACGACACCATGCTGATCTCCTACGTGCTCGATGCCGGACGCGGCTCGCACGGCATGGACTCGCTGTCCGAGAAGTGGCTGGGCCACAAGCCGATCAGCTACAGCGAGGTCGCGGGCACCGGCAAGAACCAGGTCTGCTTCGATCAGGTCTCGATCGAGAAGGCGACGGAATACGCGGCGGAAGACGCCGACGTCACGCTGCGGCTATGGAGCGCGCTGAAGCCACGCCTCGTGTCTGAGCGCATGAACACGGTCTACGAGACGCTGGAGCGGCCGATGGTCGGCGTGCTGGCGCGCATGGAACGGCGCGGCATCATGATCGATCGTCAGGTGCTGTCGCGGCTGTCCGGCGAATTCGCGCAGACCGCCGCGCGCGTCGAGGCCGAAATCCGCGAGATGGCCGGCGAGCCGGTCAATCCCGGCAGCCCGAAGCAGCTCGGCGACATCATGTTCGGCAAGATGGGCCTGCCCGGCGGCAGCAAGACCAAGACCGGCGCGTGGTCGACGTCGGCCTCGATCCTCGAAGACCTCGCCGAGGAAGGACACGCCTTTCCGCGCAAGATTCTCGACTGGCGTCAGGTGTCGAAATTGAAATCGACCTACACCGATGCGCTGCCGACCTACATTCATCCGCAGACCGGACGCGTTCATACCACCTACGCGCTGGCCTCGACCACCACCGGCCGGCTGTCGTCGAACGAGCCGAACCTGCAGAATATTCCGGTACGCAACGAGGAAGGCCGCAAGATCCGCAAGGCCTTCATCGCCAAGCCCGGCCACAAACTGGTGTCGGCAGATTATTCGCAGATCGAATTGCGGCTGCTCGCCGAGATCGCCGACATTCCGTCATTGAAGCAGGCGTTCAAGGACGGCCTCGACATCCACGCCATGACGGCGTCAGAAATGTTCGGCGTACCGATCAAGGACATGCCGGGCGAGGTGCGCCGCCGCGCCAAGGCCATCAACTTCGGCATCATCTACGGCATCTCGGCGTTCGGCCTCGCCAACCAGCTCGGCATTCCGCGCGAGGAAGCCGGCGCCTATATCAAGAAGTATTTCGAGCGTTTTCCCGGCATTCGCGCCTACATGGATTCAACGCGTGATTTCTGCCGCGAGTACGGCTATGTCGAAACACTGTTCGGCCGGAAATGCCACTATCCGGACATCAAGGCCTCGAACCCGTCGATCCGCGCCTTCAACGAGCGCGCCGCGATCAACGCGCGGCTGCAAGGCACCGCCGCCGACATCATCCGCCGCGCCATGATCCGGATGGAAGACGAGCTGGCAGTGAAGAAGCTGTCGGCGCAGATGCTGTTGCAGGTGCACGACGAACTGATCTTCGAGGTGCCGGACGACGAGGTGGAGAAAACGCTGCCCGTGGTACAGAAGGTGATGCAGGACGCGCCGTTTCCCGCGGTGGACATGACGGTGCCGCTGCATGTCGATGCCCGCGCCGCGAACAATTGGGATGAGGCGCATTAG
- a CDS encoding UDP-glucose/GDP-mannose dehydrogenase family protein — protein sequence MRIAMIGTGYVGLVSGACFADFGHRVTCVDTDAGKIAALNRGEIPIFEPDLDRLVADSVKAGRLDFTTDLAGPVSKADAVFIAVGTPSRRGDGHADLTYVHAAARDIAKALQGFTVVVTKSTVPVGTGDEVERIIRETNPQADVAVASNPEFLREGAAIRDFKHPDRIVVGTGDERARKVLGEVYRPLYLNQAPIMYTERRTAELIKYAANAFLATKITFINEMADLSEKVGADVQEVARGIGLDNRIGSKFLNAGPGFGGSCFPKDTRALVKTALDHDVPLRIVEAVLAVNDNRKRAMARKVAAALGGNLRGKTIGLLGLTFKPDTDDMREAPSIPLVTGLLDLGAKVRAYDPEGMEQARHELPDITYCEDSYAVAKGADALVIVTEWREFRALDLKRLKREMANPVMVDLRNIYRRDEMEALGFTYESVGRGRV from the coding sequence ATGCGGATCGCCATGATCGGCACGGGCTATGTGGGGCTGGTATCCGGGGCCTGTTTTGCGGACTTCGGCCATCGCGTCACCTGCGTCGATACCGACGCCGGCAAGATCGCCGCGCTCAACCGCGGCGAGATTCCGATCTTCGAGCCCGATCTGGACCGGCTGGTGGCCGACTCCGTGAAGGCGGGACGGCTCGATTTCACCACGGATCTGGCCGGCCCCGTCAGCAAGGCCGATGCGGTGTTCATCGCAGTCGGCACCCCATCGCGGCGCGGCGACGGCCATGCCGACCTGACCTACGTCCATGCCGCAGCGCGCGATATCGCGAAGGCCTTGCAGGGCTTCACCGTCGTGGTGACCAAGTCCACCGTGCCGGTCGGCACCGGCGACGAGGTCGAGCGCATCATCCGCGAAACCAATCCGCAGGCCGATGTCGCCGTCGCCTCCAATCCGGAATTCCTGCGCGAGGGCGCGGCGATCCGCGACTTCAAGCACCCCGACCGCATCGTGGTCGGCACCGGCGACGAGCGCGCGCGCAAGGTTCTAGGCGAAGTCTACCGGCCGCTTTATCTCAACCAGGCGCCGATCATGTACACCGAGCGGCGCACGGCGGAGTTGATCAAGTACGCAGCCAATGCTTTTCTTGCCACCAAGATCACCTTCATCAACGAGATGGCGGATCTGTCGGAAAAGGTCGGCGCCGACGTGCAGGAGGTTGCGCGCGGCATCGGCCTCGACAATCGCATCGGCTCGAAGTTTCTCAACGCCGGTCCGGGCTTCGGCGGTTCGTGCTTTCCGAAGGACACCCGCGCGCTGGTGAAGACCGCGCTGGATCATGACGTGCCGCTACGCATCGTCGAGGCGGTGCTGGCGGTGAACGACAACCGCAAGCGCGCCATGGCCCGCAAGGTGGCGGCGGCGCTTGGCGGCAACCTGCGCGGCAAGACCATTGGTCTGCTCGGCCTGACTTTCAAACCAGACACCGACGACATGCGCGAAGCGCCGTCGATCCCGCTGGTGACCGGATTGCTCGATCTCGGCGCGAAGGTGCGTGCCTACGACCCCGAAGGCATGGAGCAGGCCAGGCACGAACTGCCGGACATCACCTATTGCGAAGATTCGTATGCGGTGGCGAAGGGTGCTGATGCGCTGGTGATCGTGACCGAGTGGCGGGAGTTTCGTGCGCTCGATCTGAAGCGCCTGAAGCGCGAGATGGCCAATCCGGTGATGGTCGACCTGCGCAACATCTATCGCCGCGACGAGATGGAAGCGCTCGGCTTCACATATGAGAGTGTGGGGCGCGGGAGAGTTTGA